In Deinococcus proteolyticus MRP, a single genomic region encodes these proteins:
- a CDS encoding GNAT family N-acetyltransferase gives MTQTAIQTRVFPLGPGQSPLDPALREEVAQFLFTHLEEYGDDLPDIQACLDYAGERGGAVFTAREGERLLGASITNRTGMSGFIPENILVYIAVHGDSRGKGVGKSLMEAVTGSLQGSIALHVEPHNPARALYERYGFTNKYLEMRLTR, from the coding sequence ATGACCCAGACCGCCATTCAGACCCGTGTTTTTCCTCTCGGCCCCGGCCAGTCGCCGCTTGACCCGGCGCTGCGGGAGGAGGTGGCGCAGTTCCTGTTCACCCATCTGGAGGAATACGGCGACGACCTGCCTGATATCCAGGCCTGTCTCGACTACGCTGGGGAGCGCGGCGGCGCCGTGTTTACTGCCCGCGAAGGCGAGCGCCTGCTGGGGGCGTCCATCACCAACCGCACCGGCATGAGCGGCTTTATTCCCGAAAACATCCTGGTGTATATCGCCGTGCACGGTGACAGCCGGGGCAAAGGTGTAGGCAAGAGCCTGATGGAAGCGGTCACCGGCAGCCTGCAGGGGTCCATCGCGCTGCATGTGGAACCGCACAACCCCGCCCGCGCCCTGTACGAGCGCTACGGTTTCACCAACAAATACCTCGAAATGCGGCTGACGCGCTGA